A window of the Thermoleophilia bacterium SCSIO 60948 genome harbors these coding sequences:
- a CDS encoding aspartate kinase: MKFGGTSVAGPEDIKRAARRIVAAREAGKRVVAVLSARGKTTDDLVRQAYEISDRPTAREMDMLLSTGERISCALAAMAIGDMGHEAISLTGSQAGIVTDSSHTKAKIIDVRGDRIREALDDGKIVLVAGFQGVSSQSRDVTTLGRGGSDTTAVAIAAALGASVCEIYTDVAGVFSADPRIVPDARKLGVVSFEEMLEMASSGAKVLQLRSVEYARNHGVRIHCRSSFDEGAGTFVLGEEETLERPLVTAVTHSTEEARVTLESVRNQPGIAGQVFGALAAANVNVDLILQNEPIDTERSADLSFTVGSDDLAAAVEAIRAIDVAESISTDEHIGKVSIVGAGMRSHPGVAARTFEVLGREGINIEMISTSPIKISCVIEAARVEDAVRALHQAFELGADDVRREDPAGDEHRPRVRS, from the coding sequence ATGAAGTTCGGCGGAACCTCCGTCGCCGGGCCCGAGGACATCAAGCGGGCCGCGCGGCGGATCGTTGCCGCCCGCGAGGCCGGGAAGCGGGTCGTCGCCGTGCTCTCCGCACGCGGTAAGACGACCGACGACCTGGTCCGCCAGGCCTATGAGATCTCCGACCGCCCGACGGCTCGCGAGATGGACATGCTGCTGTCGACGGGTGAGCGGATCTCGTGCGCCCTGGCGGCGATGGCGATCGGCGACATGGGTCACGAGGCGATCTCGCTGACCGGCTCGCAGGCGGGCATCGTCACCGACTCCTCGCACACGAAGGCCAAGATCATCGACGTGCGCGGCGACCGGATCCGCGAGGCGCTCGACGACGGAAAGATCGTGCTGGTCGCCGGGTTCCAGGGCGTCTCCTCGCAGAGCCGGGACGTCACGACGCTCGGTCGCGGCGGCTCGGACACCACCGCGGTCGCGATCGCGGCGGCGCTCGGCGCGTCGGTCTGCGAGATCTACACCGACGTCGCCGGGGTCTTCTCGGCCGACCCCAGGATCGTCCCCGACGCCCGCAAGCTCGGCGTCGTCTCGTTCGAGGAGATGCTCGAGATGGCATCCTCCGGGGCGAAGGTCCTGCAGCTGCGCTCGGTCGAGTACGCGCGCAACCACGGAGTCCGGATCCACTGCAGAAGCTCGTTCGATGAGGGCGCGGGAACGTTCGTGCTCGGAGAGGAAGAGACCTTGGAACGCCCGCTCGTCACCGCAGTCACCCACTCGACGGAGGAGGCGCGGGTGACGCTCGAGAGCGTTCGAAACCAGCCCGGCATCGCCGGTCAGGTCTTCGGCGCCCTCGCGGCTGCGAACGTGAACGTCGACCTGATCCTCCAGAACGAGCCGATCGACACCGAGCGCAGCGCCGATCTCTCGTTCACGGTCGGCTCCGACGACCTCGCCGCCGCCGTCGAGGCGATCCGCGCGATCGACGTCGCCGAGTCGATCTCCACAGACGAGCACATCGGCAAGGTCTCGATCGTCGGCGCCGGCATGCGCTCGCATCCGGGCGTCGCGGCGCGGACCTTCGAGGTCCTCGGCCGCGAGGGGATCAACATCGAGATGATCTCGACGTCGCCGATCAAGATCTCGTGCGTCATCGAGGCGGCCCGGGTCGAGGACGCGGTTCGCGCGCTCCACCAGGCCTTCGAGCTCGGCGCGGACGACGTGCGCCGCGAGGATCCGGCCGGCGACGAGCACCGCCCGCGGGTGCGCTCATGA
- a CDS encoding PadR family transcriptional regulator, with product MAESESTPREYEAGPTTPVVLGILSWSDNSGYEIKRIADESARFIWAVSYGQIYPELKRLAAAGLVESHEDPSGGRRRVVHTITAAGRDWLEGWLAETPDVFEMRDDAILRLLFSGLAPQTAPNALVAKRESHLAAKRQLESMEASGKPSGMALVALRCGVRMHGSMADWCDETIAALESGELGPHITPRTSEEAA from the coding sequence ATGGCGGAGAGCGAGAGCACCCCACGCGAGTACGAGGCCGGACCGACGACGCCCGTCGTACTCGGGATCCTGTCCTGGTCCGACAACTCGGGTTACGAGATCAAGCGGATCGCCGACGAGTCGGCCCGGTTCATCTGGGCCGTCTCCTACGGGCAGATCTACCCCGAGCTCAAGCGGCTCGCCGCCGCCGGGCTCGTCGAGAGCCACGAGGACCCCTCGGGCGGTCGCCGTCGCGTGGTCCACACGATCACCGCCGCCGGGCGCGACTGGCTCGAGGGCTGGCTCGCCGAGACGCCCGACGTCTTCGAGATGCGAGACGACGCGATCCTGCGGCTGCTGTTCTCGGGTCTGGCGCCGCAGACCGCTCCGAACGCCCTGGTGGCCAAGCGCGAATCACACCTCGCCGCCAAACGACAGCTCGAATCGATGGAGGCCTCCGGCAAGCCGTCGGGCATGGCCCTGGTCGCACTGCGGTGCGGCGTGCGCATGCACGGATCGATGGCCGACTGGTGCGACGAGACGATCGCCGCGCTCGAGTCGGGCGAGCTCGGACCGCACATCACCCCCAGGACCTCCGAGGAGGCAGCATGA